The genome window TGCCGCCGGGCGCCTGCGACAATGACCCGGTGCGGGTGGCCATGGTCTGTCTGGGGAACATCTGCCGGTCGCCGATGGCGGCGGTCGTGGCCGGGGCGATGGTGGAGCAGGCGGGGCTCTCGGGCCTGGTGGTGGTCGAGTCGTTCGGGACGGCGAACTACCACGCGGGCGAACTGGCCGATCCGGGCGCGCTGGGCGCGCTGCGCCGTCGGGGCTGGCCCGCGGGCGGGCACCGGGCCCGCCAACTCCTGCCCGAGCACGTGGTGGCCGCGGACCTCGTGCTGTGCGCCGACCGCTC of Candidatus Dormiibacterota bacterium contains these proteins:
- a CDS encoding low molecular weight phosphotyrosine protein phosphatase translates to MPPGACDNDPVRVAMVCLGNICRSPMAAVVAGAMVEQAGLSGLVVVESFGTANYHAGELADPGALGALRRRGWPAGGHRARQLLPEHVVAADLVLCADRS